A region from the Aquimarina sp. ERC-38 genome encodes:
- a CDS encoding MFS transporter yields the protein MKKIYVYILLLSVSLMGTRLTDFVLGIWLLDLDDQGVILYSLTWFFSLAPSILLGPLISSIVDRWDKNKIIFFGQLIAGIGSLILMILYYFNALLPWYIFIITMISSICFSFVFKSFNRCIPEIVPQEKLIKTNGLISSVYEVIEIGVPIAAPIFYKIISLGNFFLIDFLTFIIPVTFFLIIKLPSTTRSGQALNLLTDFKIFRGFINRNKELKVLILYSMFTAFIIGMLNILFTPLILDYSNEYALSVIFIFLSLGGLSAGLVSIGQNRLSKTLNPIRLNIRMGLMISIILIISSIYFSIYTIALGGMCVLFLFNFSSIIKKSFFQTVIPPKIQGRVLGYISIFIGISESFAYLISGFIIDSLREFLKNQKLRFIPNYTDTYISAAIILLILLMGIFHFIISALINKKKKIFVLDNLYKQHTV from the coding sequence ATGAAAAAAATATATGTATATATATTATTGTTATCAGTATCTCTAATGGGAACTAGGCTAACAGATTTTGTACTGGGGATATGGTTACTGGACTTAGATGATCAAGGTGTTATATTATATTCTTTAACTTGGTTTTTTTCACTGGCACCGTCGATCTTGCTTGGTCCTTTAATAAGTAGTATAGTTGATCGGTGGGATAAAAATAAAATAATTTTTTTTGGACAGCTTATAGCTGGTATAGGTAGCTTAATTTTAATGATTCTGTATTATTTTAATGCATTATTACCATGGTACATTTTTATAATTACAATGATAAGTTCTATATGCTTTTCTTTTGTTTTTAAAAGTTTTAATAGGTGTATTCCGGAAATTGTTCCTCAAGAAAAGCTAATTAAAACCAATGGTCTAATAAGTTCAGTTTATGAAGTCATTGAGATTGGGGTGCCAATTGCAGCCCCAATTTTTTATAAAATAATAAGTTTAGGTAATTTTTTTCTAATAGATTTTTTAACCTTTATTATTCCAGTAACCTTCTTCTTAATTATAAAATTACCTTCAACTACTAGATCAGGTCAAGCTTTGAATTTACTTACTGATTTCAAAATTTTCAGGGGTTTTATAAATAGAAACAAAGAGTTAAAAGTACTTATACTATATTCGATGTTCACCGCATTTATAATAGGAATGTTGAATATTTTATTCACTCCTTTAATTCTAGATTATTCAAATGAATATGCTCTTAGTGTTATATTTATTTTTTTAAGTTTAGGTGGACTATCGGCAGGCCTTGTGTCAATTGGACAAAACAGACTTAGTAAAACACTAAATCCTATTAGATTAAATATTAGGATGGGATTAATGATAAGTATAATTCTAATTATATCATCAATATATTTTAGCATATATACGATTGCTTTGGGTGGTATGTGTGTTCTTTTTCTATTTAATTTTAGTAGTATTATAAAAAAATCTTTTTTTCAAACTGTAATTCCTCCAAAAATTCAAGGAAGAGTCTTAGGCTATATCTCAATTTTTATAGGAATTTCAGAATCATTTGCGTATTTGATTTCTGGTTTTATTATTGATTCTTTAAGAGAATTTTTAAAAAATCAAAAATTAAGATTTATTCCTAATTATACAGACACTTATATCTCAGCCGCTATTATTCTATTGATTTTATTAATGGGTATCTTCCATTTTATCATATCCGCTTTAATAAATAAAAAGAAAAAAATTTTTGTGCTTGATAATTTATACAAACAACATACTGTTTAA
- a CDS encoding transposase, producing MVKRTKQRLWKEGLQVENILADKGYSSEENYAFLEKQNLTIYIPPHGTYKGCPDGSTYNEREDHFTCPQAKVIPFRKVFLDYRTKTKKKEYRASSKLCKDCPIKATCIRKVKEKRITVTYYREEYERNDKRVYSHLGKQMKKIRQSRVEPVFGTLTQYLGMQKINVRGISGTKSACIWQQ from the coding sequence ATGGTCAAACGTACCAAACAACGGTTGTGGAAAGAAGGATTACAAGTAGAGAATATATTAGCAGATAAAGGCTACAGTAGTGAAGAGAATTATGCTTTTTTAGAGAAACAAAACTTAACAATCTACATTCCACCTCATGGTACTTATAAAGGCTGTCCCGATGGATCTACGTATAATGAAAGAGAAGATCATTTTACTTGCCCACAAGCTAAGGTGATTCCCTTTAGAAAGGTGTTTTTAGATTACCGAACTAAAACAAAGAAGAAAGAATACCGTGCATCGAGCAAACTTTGTAAAGACTGCCCAATCAAAGCTACCTGCATTAGAAAAGTAAAAGAGAAACGTATAACAGTTACCTATTACCGTGAAGAATATGAGAGGAACGACAAAAGGGTATATAGCCATCTGGGCAAACAAATGAAAAAGATAAGGCAGTCGCGTGTGGAACCAGTATTCGGTACACTTACCCAATATCTAGGTATGCAAAAGATAAATGTCAGGGGAATTTCTGGGACAAAAAGTGCATGCATATGGCAGCAATAG
- a CDS encoding IS630 family transposase → MESPADTVLLFEDEFSLSNIATVSYQWSPKGKQPKTICKQRKRERQTAMGSYNFETGQITVTFHQRGNYQSFKKHLKKIMHIYRKHTKIIMVVDNVKFHHAKLLKVWLKKHPKLEIVYLPPYSPELNPVERAWWFMRKKISHNRFLHSLEERKVAFWKMFSHFQKPNQKMIKICEINF, encoded by the coding sequence TTGGAGAGTCCTGCTGACACGGTACTTTTGTTTGAAGATGAGTTCTCCCTGTCAAACATTGCCACTGTAAGTTATCAATGGTCACCTAAGGGCAAGCAACCTAAAACAATCTGCAAACAAAGAAAAAGGGAACGCCAGACAGCTATGGGGAGTTACAATTTTGAGACCGGGCAAATTACCGTTACCTTTCATCAAAGGGGGAACTATCAAAGTTTTAAAAAGCACTTGAAAAAAATAATGCACATCTATAGAAAACACACTAAGATTATTATGGTAGTGGATAACGTAAAGTTTCACCATGCAAAATTACTAAAAGTATGGTTAAAGAAACACCCAAAACTTGAGATCGTATACTTGCCCCCGTATAGTCCGGAACTCAACCCTGTAGAGAGAGCATGGTGGTTTATGAGAAAAAAGATCTCACACAACCGTTTTCTTCATTCATTAGAAGAGAGAAAAGTGGCTTTCTGGAAAATGTTTTCGCATTTTCAAAAGCCAAATCAGAAAATGATTAAAATTTGTGAAATTAATTTTTAG
- a CDS encoding epoxide hydrolase family protein, translating into MIEKFKVKISQSALDDLNERIEKVRWPDEIENSDWKFGTSLSYIKELAEYWQKEFDWRITEKQINSVPNFIANIDGNKIHFLHIKSKKKDAIPIIITHGWPGSFLEMFKIVPYLTESEDISFDLVIPSIIGFGFSTKPINNGSDYGFNADLWHKLMIKLGYNKYGLQGGDIGAGISIKIAQKHPESIIGMHLNYISDSYEPYFKENENTNITMFQKRIGEWNEQEGAYAILQSTKPLSLAYGLNDSPIGLCGWIIEKFHAWSDNNGHIENSFTKQELLANVTLYWLTQTIHSSIRMYYEISLNPMKFGNNDFINIPVGFAKFPKEIPTPPREYIEKGLNLVHWTELPKGGHFPALEQPKLLADDIRTFFKKLN; encoded by the coding sequence ATGATAGAAAAATTTAAGGTGAAAATATCTCAATCAGCACTTGACGATTTGAATGAAAGAATCGAAAAAGTCAGATGGCCCGATGAAATTGAAAATTCGGACTGGAAATTCGGAACAAGTTTATCATATATAAAGGAATTAGCGGAATATTGGCAAAAAGAATTTGACTGGAGAATAACAGAAAAACAAATAAATTCCGTTCCAAATTTTATAGCGAACATTGACGGCAATAAAATCCATTTTCTTCACATTAAAAGTAAAAAGAAAGATGCCATTCCAATCATCATAACTCACGGTTGGCCTGGTTCATTTCTTGAAATGTTCAAAATCGTACCATATTTGACAGAATCGGAAGATATATCTTTTGATTTGGTTATACCTTCAATTATTGGATTCGGATTTTCAACAAAGCCGATAAACAACGGGAGTGACTATGGATTTAATGCTGATTTATGGCATAAACTTATGATTAAACTTGGGTATAATAAATATGGACTTCAAGGCGGAGATATTGGTGCAGGAATTAGCATAAAAATTGCACAAAAACATCCCGAAAGTATTATCGGAATGCATTTGAATTACATATCTGATTCCTATGAACCCTATTTTAAGGAAAACGAAAATACTAATATAACTATGTTCCAAAAGCGCATTGGAGAATGGAATGAACAAGAAGGTGCCTATGCTATCCTTCAGAGTACAAAACCTTTGTCATTAGCGTATGGACTAAATGATTCACCAATTGGACTTTGTGGCTGGATAATCGAAAAATTCCACGCTTGGAGTGACAACAATGGACACATAGAAAATAGTTTTACAAAACAAGAGCTACTGGCAAATGTGACCCTATATTGGTTAACTCAAACAATACACTCGTCAATTAGAATGTATTACGAAATTAGCCTTAATCCAATGAAATTTGGAAATAACGATTTTATCAATATTCCAGTCGGGTTTGCAAAATTTCCAAAAGAGATTCCTACACCCCCAAGAGAATATATTGAAAAAGGTTTAAATCTGGTTCATTGGACAGAATTACCCAAAGGTGGACACTTTCCAGCGTTGGAACAACCAAAATTATTAGCGGATGATATAAGGACCTTTTTTAAAAAACTAAATTAA
- a CDS encoding IS1182 family transposase has product MQGKKIYQEKLFSSFQLSDRVGKGNFYRRLKEALDLDYLYNLTSKFYGSSGQKSIDPVVFFKLCLVGYLENIISDRKLIDHCSMRLDILYFLGYDIDEELPWHSTISRTRQLFPESIFEEVFTKVLELCMEKGMVSGHTQAIDSAPVKANASMDSLELKVPSQDLDAHLAEVRHISERDKQTFRKAKQDKSSKDQRIITANEKELQGITYRNKRWSKDQDQRPGAGNKGSRYTSNKTHYSPTDPDARISVKPGKARKLNYLSQLSVDTNNHVITDIKAYHADGKDNQQLPDIVKRLQRRLWKQGMFWENCVADTGYSSGENYAFLESQGIKSFIPPHGTYKGGPDGFQYIETEDHYLCPKGNVIPFTKEFLDYRTKTRKKEYRASKKICTGCPLRKECLKSSQEKRITVTYYRAEYERNIARVNSKQGRYMKAKRQSTVEPVFGTLTQFMGLRKINTISIGQANKVMHLAAIAYNLKKYLKFTKKNPISKVGVCLAHNFSIKMPFKA; this is encoded by the coding sequence ATGCAAGGCAAGAAAATATATCAGGAGAAGTTGTTCAGTAGTTTCCAGCTTAGTGATCGTGTTGGCAAAGGTAATTTTTACCGCAGGCTCAAAGAGGCTTTGGACCTGGACTATTTATACAATCTTACTTCAAAGTTTTATGGTTCTAGCGGTCAAAAAAGTATTGATCCAGTGGTTTTCTTCAAACTCTGTTTGGTAGGTTATCTGGAGAATATCATAAGTGACCGCAAGCTTATTGATCACTGCAGTATGCGACTGGATATTCTTTATTTTTTAGGGTATGATATTGATGAAGAACTTCCTTGGCATTCGACTATCTCGAGAACACGTCAGTTATTTCCGGAGTCCATATTTGAAGAGGTCTTTACAAAAGTACTTGAGTTGTGTATGGAAAAAGGTATGGTCAGTGGTCACACCCAAGCTATTGACAGCGCCCCTGTTAAAGCTAATGCCTCCATGGACAGTTTAGAGCTTAAAGTCCCAAGTCAAGATCTGGATGCCCACCTGGCAGAAGTACGCCATATCAGCGAAAGGGATAAACAAACCTTCAGAAAAGCCAAGCAGGATAAATCCAGTAAAGACCAAAGAATCATTACTGCTAATGAGAAAGAACTGCAAGGAATCACTTACAGGAACAAAAGATGGTCAAAAGATCAGGATCAGCGCCCGGGAGCTGGAAACAAAGGAAGTCGTTATACGAGTAATAAAACTCATTACAGTCCCACAGATCCGGATGCAAGGATCAGTGTTAAGCCAGGTAAGGCCAGAAAACTGAACTATTTAAGCCAACTCAGCGTAGATACAAACAACCACGTCATTACCGATATAAAAGCTTACCATGCAGACGGCAAGGATAACCAGCAACTACCTGATATTGTAAAGCGCTTACAAAGGCGGTTATGGAAGCAAGGTATGTTTTGGGAAAATTGTGTAGCTGATACCGGTTATAGTAGTGGAGAGAACTATGCATTTCTGGAAAGTCAAGGTATAAAAAGTTTTATACCGCCTCACGGCACCTATAAGGGTGGTCCGGATGGTTTTCAGTATATAGAAACAGAAGATCATTATCTGTGTCCCAAAGGAAACGTAATCCCATTTACCAAAGAGTTTTTAGATTATAGAACCAAAACAAGAAAGAAGGAATACAGAGCCAGTAAAAAGATATGTACCGGTTGTCCACTGCGTAAAGAATGCCTAAAGAGCAGTCAGGAGAAACGAATAACGGTTACTTATTACCGGGCGGAATATGAGCGTAACATAGCTAGAGTAAACAGTAAACAGGGGCGCTATATGAAAGCCAAACGGCAGAGTACTGTGGAGCCGGTATTTGGGACTCTTACCCAATTTATGGGACTACGAAAAATTAATACCATTAGCATTGGACAGGCTAACAAAGTAATGCACTTGGCGGCTATTGCTTATAACTTAAAGAAATACCTGAAATTCACCAAGAAAAACCCAATAAGTAAAGTGGGAGTCTGTTTAGCCCATAATTTTTCGATTAAAATGCCTTTTAAGGCGTAA
- a CDS encoding transposase, whose protein sequence is MRLDILFFLGYDVDEELPWHSTISRTRQLFVETIFEGVFTRILSRCIESGMVSGHTQVMDSAPVRANASTNSLELKVPKQGLEAHLAESYQCYGQRTVW, encoded by the coding sequence ATGCGTTTGGATATTTTATTTTTCTTGGGCTATGATGTTGATGAAGAACTACCATGGCATAGTACCATAAGTAGGACCCGGCAGTTGTTTGTTGAAACTATTTTTGAGGGTGTATTTACACGCATACTTAGTAGGTGTATAGAAAGCGGTATGGTAAGCGGTCATACTCAAGTTATGGATAGTGCACCGGTAAGAGCAAATGCTTCAACGAACAGTTTAGAGCTAAAGGTTCCCAAGCAGGGTTTAGAAGCTCATTTAGCGGAGTCATATCAGTGCTATGGACAAAGAACAGTATGGTAG
- a CDS encoding IS630 family transposase: MGRSTRKVSGYTPDQIKALFNNEDKYKIGLRLYAVYQVSLGKPSRELEALYNTSFKQILNWVSRFEKEGIEGLKDKTGRGRKPKLTEDQKTELSQLILEATPEDYGYNSATWNGPLLIDWIEKHMGVSYKRAQIYNILKGLGFSYQKSKGIYPEADLEKQGEFKEELKKTLGESC, translated from the coding sequence ATGGGTAGATCTACACGTAAAGTGTCTGGTTATACACCGGATCAAATAAAGGCACTTTTCAACAACGAGGATAAATACAAAATAGGTTTACGCTTGTATGCCGTTTACCAAGTTTCTTTAGGAAAGCCAAGCCGGGAACTAGAGGCGTTGTACAACACAAGTTTTAAGCAAATTTTAAACTGGGTATCCAGGTTTGAAAAAGAAGGTATTGAAGGGCTAAAGGATAAAACAGGTAGAGGGCGCAAACCAAAGCTTACAGAGGATCAAAAAACGGAGTTGAGCCAATTAATTCTAGAGGCAACCCCGGAGGATTACGGGTACAACTCAGCTACCTGGAACGGTCCTTTACTTATTGATTGGATTGAGAAACATATGGGGGTTAGCTACAAACGGGCTCAGATCTATAATATATTAAAGGGCCTTGGCTTTAGCTATCAGAAATCGAAAGGCATCTATCCGGAAGCTGATCTTGAGAAACAAGGGGAGTTCAAAGAGGAGTTAAAAAAAACTCTTGGAGAGTCCTGCTGA
- a CDS encoding T9SS type A sorting domain-containing protein — MNKKLLFKILFIVICYQGSSQTNISGGIFSNTTFDIANSPYIVTDNVVLFPDVQLTIEPGVEIKFNTGKQMEIRGELIAIGNMTSRIVFTSNNTPPSRGDWNGIKIKNSLGAKASFEYCDFSYATSSNNTECCWDGGPIYYKNSRFDNNQSAMTGYTGYDIDIDNCEFTNNIYCITSADKNITNSTFTNNDYGLYSTERVDVSNSTFTNNQNALYGGRGLLENCIITNNVIGVDSFFEGFEIRSCNISNNEIGIKTSNYDGYTAPIKDNQICNNTIFNVENTDNINKDLTKNCWCLEDQNSIEEKLKDAFDNLNLGLISYSIYDTNCEIISSEVIKDRTLSINEDFDIVLNKPSIGPNPFLNNLSINLEQTVAELTINIYSFTGQIVYSLINHNISETEINLQNLNSGIYMMNLTFGNRIINKKLVKK, encoded by the coding sequence ATGAACAAAAAACTACTATTCAAAATTCTTTTTATTGTTATCTGTTATCAAGGATCTTCTCAAACAAATATAAGTGGAGGTATTTTTTCCAATACTACCTTTGATATAGCTAACAGTCCATATATTGTTACTGATAACGTAGTCCTTTTTCCAGATGTTCAATTGACTATTGAACCAGGTGTAGAAATAAAATTTAACACAGGTAAACAAATGGAAATAAGAGGCGAATTAATAGCTATTGGAAACATGACAAGTAGAATTGTTTTTACGTCCAATAACACACCTCCTTCTAGAGGAGACTGGAATGGAATAAAAATTAAGAATTCTTTGGGTGCCAAAGCAAGTTTTGAATATTGTGACTTTTCTTATGCAACTTCCTCCAATAATACTGAATGTTGCTGGGACGGAGGTCCAATCTATTACAAAAATTCTAGATTTGACAATAATCAATCAGCAATGACTGGATATACTGGTTACGATATTGATATAGATAATTGTGAATTCACAAATAACATATACTGTATAACTAGTGCTGATAAAAATATAACGAACTCTACCTTTACTAATAACGATTATGGTTTATATTCAACGGAGCGGGTTGATGTGAGCAACTCTACGTTTACTAATAATCAAAATGCTTTGTATGGGGGAAGAGGCTTACTGGAAAATTGTATTATAACCAACAATGTGATTGGTGTAGATAGTTTTTTTGAAGGTTTTGAAATTCGAAGCTGTAATATTTCAAATAACGAAATAGGTATAAAAACCTCTAATTATGACGGATATACTGCACCTATTAAGGATAATCAAATTTGTAATAATACAATATTCAATGTTGAGAACACCGATAATATTAATAAAGATTTAACTAAAAACTGTTGGTGCTTAGAAGATCAAAATTCAATAGAAGAAAAACTTAAAGATGCTTTTGATAATTTAAATTTAGGACTTATTAGCTATTCTATTTATGATACTAATTGCGAGATTATATCTTCTGAAGTAATAAAAGACCGGACATTATCAATAAACGAAGATTTTGATATTGTACTAAATAAACCTTCTATAGGCCCAAATCCTTTTTTAAATAACCTTTCAATAAATTTAGAGCAAACAGTAGCTGAACTAACAATAAATATTTACTCATTTACAGGTCAAATAGTTTATTCCTTAATAAATCACAATATATCTGAAACAGAAATTAATTTACAAAATTTAAACTCTGGAATTTATATGATGAATTTAACTTTTGGGAATAGAATTATAAATAAAAAACTTGTTAAAAAGTAA
- a CDS encoding helix-turn-helix domain-containing protein, whose translation MNKLLEYREKLNLTQEELAQKAGVSTRTIQRIEKGTEPKGHTLKVLAKALGVSEDNLKENKSLSDKKAIDYQMAKYINLSSILGVIFPPFNILYKV comes from the coding sequence TTGAATAAACTTTTAGAATATCGTGAAAAACTTAATCTCACTCAAGAGGAATTAGCCCAAAAAGCAGGGGTTTCTACTCGAACTATTCAGCGTATCGAAAAAGGAACAGAACCAAAAGGGCATACTTTAAAAGTTTTAGCAAAAGCCTTAGGAGTTTCAGAGGATAACTTAAAAGAAAATAAATCGCTGTCAGATAAAAAAGCTATAGATTATCAAATGGCGAAATATATCAATTTGTCATCAATACTTGGTGTAATTTTTCCACCATTCAACATTTTATATAAAGTCTAA
- a CDS encoding DUF4844 domain-containing protein yields the protein MTDTIDKLRNYLTKEKFNCSEWEKRGLNPSSDEICRVMSLGVNNCCKSLIQDCEQKNNDRIFKRTLKKGLKSIDKNQLDTEEKEFICDCFHELANIVSVDINNELNSWMYGSLLSGIMSISNALKGKEKIIEILSQNCTKCKSKLETFIIGKEEGIPDYVFDIVKCKNCGELNLIDKGPNIKSLRFGEYEPVEQLRKDEYNFEQAKERLEQIKYWRK from the coding sequence ATGACTGATACAATAGACAAACTTAGAAATTACCTGACTAAAGAAAAATTTAATTGTTCCGAATGGGAAAAGCGTGGACTCAACCCTTCTTCGGATGAAATCTGTAGAGTTATGAGCCTTGGAGTAAACAATTGCTGTAAGTCTCTTATTCAAGACTGTGAACAAAAAAATAATGACCGAATATTCAAAAGAACTCTCAAAAAAGGACTTAAATCAATAGATAAAAACCAATTAGACACAGAAGAAAAAGAGTTTATTTGCGATTGTTTTCATGAGTTGGCTAACATAGTTTCCGTAGATATAAATAATGAACTTAATTCATGGATGTATGGATCCTTATTAAGCGGAATTATGAGCATCTCAAATGCATTAAAAGGAAAAGAAAAAATAATTGAGATTTTAAGTCAGAATTGTACGAAATGTAAAAGTAAACTTGAAACTTTTATAATAGGGAAGGAAGAAGGAATTCCAGACTACGTATTTGATATTGTGAAATGTAAAAATTGTGGAGAGTTAAACTTAATTGATAAAGGACCTAATATTAAATCTTTAAGATTTGGTGAATATGAGCCTGTTGAACAATTGAGAAAAGATGAATATAATTTTGAACAAGCTAAGGAGCGGTTGGAACAAATAAAATATTGGAGAAAATAA
- a CDS encoding class A beta-lactamase-related serine hydrolase, whose amino-acid sequence MKFYKAILAILLILIVENSIAQVEKNSVLFIELKKADSLTFDEGFNKCNYSALKKVLHKDLEFFHDLGGSQNLEQFYKAFSKNICGDSKYKPIRKLLPETLEVYPLRNNKKLYGAIQKGEHNFYIKEQNKDIYITGYAKFITTWIIENGNWKAKRILSYDHKPVKDYGEKFNANYAFPLFDNDKKIEELLTKHKIPSIALGVIKNGSLQQIRTFGNKKSGQPISSNSIYKVASLTKPITAFVVLKLIDEGVLDLDEPVSRYFIDEDIKDSKYLNKLTTRHILSHQSGFPNWRYLSDDNKLFFQFEPGTKWQYSGEGFEYLRRAVEKKLNHPFEEIAQEKLFNPLGMNNTHYYWTDKIDEKQYAVEHDKNGKPINYEKYTDANASANLLTTVEDYSKFLVHILNGAGLSKKNYSEFLKVQAQEKKGIDWSLGMQMLSDLPNNETAFMHTGGDYGTKTIVIIFKNSKDGLVLFSNSENGMILWQKVISEYFGEIGEEIVRRNLE is encoded by the coding sequence ATGAAATTCTACAAAGCAATTTTGGCAATCTTATTAATTCTAATAGTTGAAAATAGCATTGCACAAGTCGAAAAAAATTCAGTCTTATTTATTGAACTAAAAAAAGCTGATAGTCTAACTTTTGATGAAGGCTTTAATAAATGTAACTACAGTGCTTTAAAAAAAGTACTTCACAAAGATTTGGAGTTCTTTCACGACTTAGGTGGTAGTCAAAATTTGGAACAGTTTTACAAGGCTTTTTCAAAAAATATATGTGGTGATTCAAAGTATAAACCAATACGTAAATTGCTACCTGAAACCCTTGAAGTTTATCCTTTAAGGAACAACAAAAAACTATACGGTGCTATACAAAAAGGTGAACATAATTTCTATATAAAAGAGCAAAACAAAGATATTTACATTACAGGTTATGCAAAATTTATAACCACTTGGATTATAGAAAATGGAAATTGGAAAGCTAAAAGAATTTTAAGTTATGACCATAAACCTGTAAAAGACTATGGTGAAAAATTTAATGCTAATTATGCTTTTCCTTTGTTTGATAATGACAAAAAAATAGAAGAACTATTAACAAAACACAAAATTCCATCCATAGCATTAGGGGTAATTAAAAATGGTAGTCTTCAACAAATACGAACCTTTGGAAACAAAAAGTCAGGTCAACCAATTTCGAGTAATAGTATATACAAAGTTGCATCTTTAACAAAACCAATTACCGCCTTTGTTGTATTAAAACTCATTGATGAAGGAGTTTTGGATCTGGACGAACCTGTTTCAAGATATTTTATAGACGAAGATATAAAAGATAGTAAATATTTAAATAAACTAACTACAAGGCATATTTTATCCCATCAATCAGGTTTTCCAAATTGGAGATATTTATCAGATGATAATAAATTGTTTTTTCAATTTGAACCAGGAACAAAATGGCAATATTCCGGAGAAGGCTTTGAATACTTACGTAGAGCTGTTGAAAAGAAATTAAACCATCCTTTTGAAGAAATTGCTCAAGAAAAATTGTTTAATCCACTCGGAATGAATAACACACATTATTATTGGACTGATAAGATTGATGAAAAACAATACGCAGTTGAACATGATAAAAACGGAAAACCAATAAACTACGAAAAATATACTGACGCAAATGCTTCGGCAAATTTATTGACGACAGTTGAAGACTACTCAAAATTTTTAGTGCATATTTTAAATGGAGCTGGTTTATCAAAGAAAAATTATAGTGAGTTTTTAAAAGTTCAAGCACAGGAAAAAAAAGGGATTGATTGGAGCTTAGGAATGCAAATGCTGTCTGATCTACCGAATAATGAAACAGCGTTTATGCACACTGGCGGAGATTACGGAACGAAGACCATTGTAATAATTTTTAAAAACTCTAAAGATGGATTGGTACTATTTTCCAATTCAGAGAACGGAATGATTTTATGGCAAAAAGTTATATCTGAATATTTTGGGGAGATTGGAGAAGAAATTGTGCGAAGGAATTTGGAATAG